The genomic window TTCCAAGCAATATTCCAATCGCTCGTATCAGCCACCGCCTCTCCTGAAGGAATGTTCCGTTGCGCATATGCCAATAGGCACGCACCAACGAAAACAAAAACAGGGTATTGAAGAAAAGGACGGCCGAGCGTTCCACCCATCCCCCGACGGCATAGGCACTCATTCCATAGGCAGTGATGCCTACCACCAGTCCTAACAAAAAGAGCGCCTGTTCCAGCCACGCCGCCTTGGACCACCGCAGAAGAACAACCGGGACCAGGACGACAAACGCCAGTGCCGGAAGAATATGGGCCAGTGTCAGCCCGGCATGAGAGGCGAATACAGCGTTCGTCTGAACCAACTGCGGGGGTCCGGACTGCTGAGGATAAGCAAGCTCAACGACCCTTCGCAAAACCACGGCAATTGCAATAACGATACAAGCCCAGAAACCTATTCTCAGCCAGTAAGGATAACCAGCCTTCTCAATGCCAGCTGTTGGTGCAGATTGTTCGGATACAGGACTCATCATGGCCTTCTTTCCTGCGAAGACATCGACAGTGGAATGATAAGACCTGCGCGCCCTAGTGGCTCACTCCACCCGCACTCAGGTTGAAGATCGGCAGATAAAGCGCGATCAAAATGCCGGTCACCACGATGCCCATCACGACAAGAATCGCCGGCTCGATCAGGCTCATCGCCGCCGTCAGGTTGGTCTGCACGTCCTCTTCAAAGAACTCGGCTACCGAGTTCAGCATCTGCGGCAACGCACCCGTCGACTCGCCAACCTCGACCATCTCAATCGCCAGCTCCGGAAAGACCTTGGTCGACTGCAGGCTGGCCGACAGCCCTCTGCCCTCGCGCACCGTCTCCACTGACCGGTAAACCGCATTGGCAATCTGCCGCGAATCGATCGAGCGCGCCGCCGTCTCCAGGCTCGGCACCAGCGGCAGACCGCCGGTCAGCAGCGTCGATAACGTTCGGCTGAACAACCCTACTTGGTACTTCAGCCAGACATTACCGAAGATGGGCAGGCTTATCCGAATCCGGTCCACCGTCGTCGCGCCGGAGTCGGTCTTGATCCACCGCAACACCGCAAAAACCACGACCGCCACAACAATCGCCGCATAGATCCCATAGTGCTGCGCATACTGGCCCATCTGCAGCATCATCAGCGTCAGCCAGGGCAGATGCGTCCCCAACTGGTCGTAGAGCTGCGCAAACCGCGGCACAACGAATGTGATCAAAAAGATGAGCAGACCCACGACCATCACCACCAGCAGAGCCGGATAGATAAGGCTCGCCTTCAGCTTCTTGCGGAAGGTCAGCGAGACCCGCTGAAAGTCCAGATACCGCTGCAAAACCTCTTCAAGATTTCCCGACCGCTCGCCAGCCAGCAGGGTCGTCGTATAAACAACGGGAAAGCCGCCCTGCGCCTCAAACGCCTGCGAGATCGACTCACCGGTCTTCACTCGCGCTGCAACATCTTCCAACTGAGCCCTGAAGCTCGCCTCTTTCTGCCGCCGCGCCAGCAGCTCCATCGACCCCAGAATCGGCAACCCGGCTCGAATCAGGGTCAAAAATTGCTGGTTGAAGATCAGAAATGTCTCCAGATTGACCTTTTTCTTGCTCGATCCCCCCAGCGCACTCCGCGCCTTCACCGAGTAGACGTAGTATCCCGCCTGCGTAAACCGCGCCCGCAGCTCCTCCGCCGTCGCCGCCGCATGGGTCTGCTCCTGCACCCGGCCCCGTTCATCCGCCAGCTTAATTACAAACTCAGTCATCGAAGTCCATATTAGACGTTTCGCCGCTGCAACCGTCTGATCACGACCCAGCGGGACAGCCTGTCAGACGTCGAGAGCTAGTGCGCTTCCAGCTCGATATGCTTTTGCACAGGCGGCCGCTTCAGGAAGAAGACCAGCGGCATCATGCAGACCATCAGGATGCAGAGCATCTTGAACTGGTCCATATACGCCAGCAGCGAAGCCTGCCGCTGCATCCCGGCATAGAGCTGCGCCAGCGCGAAGTAATGATTGTCAGCCGCATTGCCCGGACCAGCCGACATCTGCCCCACCGCCTGCTGGACCATCGGGTTCGAAGCGGTAATGTGCTGCCCCAGTACCTGTTGAAATACCTGCGTCCGGCGTTGCAGCATGGTGCTCACCAGCGCGATGCCGAGACTCCCGCCCTCGTTCCGCACCAGCGCATAAAGCCCCGCGCCCTGCGAGCTCTCCGTCTTGGGGATAAAGCGAAAGACCATCGTGCTGACCGGAACGGTAATCAGGCCGAGCCCCATCACCTGCACAATGCGCGGAAGGATCATGTTCCACTCGGTGATATCGAGGTTGAGCGTGCCCATCCACCACAGCGAAGAGGCGATCAGCAGCATCCCAGAAAAGACCATCTTGCGCGGATCGTAGCCCTTGGTGAGCATGAATCCGACAAACGGCACTTCGATCATGGTGAAGATTCCCGCCGGAGAGAGAACAATACCCGCAGAGGTCGCCGTATATCCCATCAATTGCTGCAAATAGACAGGAATCAGATAGGTCGTCGCATACAAAACCGCGTAGAGCCCCAGGATGATGAGGCAGCAGACGAGAAAGTTCCGCTCCTTGAGCAGCCGCAGGTTGACGATGGGGTTCTTGCGCTTCAGCTCCCAGATCACCGCGCTGGTCAGCGCAATCACAGAGACGCTGGCGAAGAAAACGATAAACGGCGAGCCGAACCAGTCCAGCTCCTGCCCCTTGTCCAGCACAATCTCAAGCGTGGCCAGCCCAATCGAGATGAATCCCAGCCCGCCCCAGTCGACCGAAAGCTTCCGCGCCTTCACCTTCAGTTCCTTCATATGCGGAGGATCTTCGAGCACGATGCGCGTAAGAAAGACGCAGACGATCCCCACCGGAATATTGATGTAGAAGATCCAGCGCCACGAGTAATTATCTGTAATCCACCCGCCCAGCGTCGGCCCCAGCACCGGCGCGACAAGAATCGCGACCGTGTAGAGCGCCATCGCCATGCCGCGCTTCTGCACCGAAAACGTGTCCGCCAGAATCGCCTGCACCGAAGGCTGCAATCCTCCGCCCGCCAGCCCCTGCGCCACTCGAAACAGGATCAGCACACCCAGCGTAGGCGCCATGCCGCACGCAGCAGAAAAGACCGTGAAGAAAAACACCGACACAAGGTAGAAATTCTTGCGGCCAAAGACCGACGAGATCCAGCCACTGATGGGCAGAACAATGGCATTCGCCACCAGATAGCTGGTCAGCACCCATGCGCCTTCGTCCTGAGACGCCGAAAGGCTGCCCGAGATATGCGGCAGCGCGACGTTGGCAATCGAGGTGTCCAGCACCTCCATAAACGTGCCGATGGTGACCACCAGCGCGATGATCCAGGGATTGAAGACTTTAGGCTGGGGAAGGCGCTCGTTATCGAACGGCGTCGCTATCTCCGCCAGCGCTGCTTCGGGTTGTACAAGCTCTTCTTCCTCTAAGACCGCTGGCATAATGACCCTACAGTCATTTTAGATGACCGATGAGTCATTACGATGCACGTTTATGCTTGTGAAGAACTTCAGAGAGCCCCGTCCATGCCGCGAGCCGCAGTAGACCGTAAGCAAAAGATCGTCGCCGAGTTCCGCCGTGCGGAGATCCTCGCCGCGGCGACCAAGGTCTTTGGCAACAAGGGCTTCGAGGCGACGCGCATGGAGGACATCGCCAAGGCCGCCCGTCTGGCCAAGGGAACGCTCTATCTCTACTTCGACTCAAAGGACGCCATCTACCAGGCGACCGTGCGCCAGGCGCTCGTCGAACTCGCCGCGCTGACCGAGGAGCAGGTACAGAAAGAGTCGACCATCGCAGGCAAGATTGCGGCCTTCATCCGCGTCCGCGTCGCCTTCTGGGACGAGCAGCAATCGCTCTATGGCGTCATCCTCAGTCTCAGCCGCGAGGGCCAGTACCGCAAACGGAGCATCGCATGGCAGAGGGAGACCGTGCTCTACCTCCAATCGATCTTCGCTGAAGGCGCGAAATCCGGCGAGATTCCCCAGCAGGACTTTCTCGGAGCAGCCTGGACGATAATGGATGCCATTCGCGGCAGCAGCGAGCGCCGCATCTATACCGAAGGCCGTTCAACGGAAGACGACACGAAGTTCCTGACCGAATTTCTACTGCGCGCCCTGCAAATCAAGGTTCCCTGAAGCAGCAAAAAGCCCCAGCCGAAGCCGGGGCCATGCGTCCACCAACAAACTGAACCTAAACGCTGAAGGAAGAGCCGCAACCGCAGGTGCTCTTCACCGCGGCGTTCTCGAACTTGAAGCCCGCGGCCTCAAGCGTCTCGACATAGTCCACCTGGCAATTGCTGAGATAGGCAGCCGAGGTAGCATCGACAAACACCTTTAGATCGTCGAACTTATAGACCTTGTCCATCATGCCGCTCTGGTTCTCGAACGACATCGAATACTGGAATCCCGAACATCCGCCGCCAACCACACCGATCCGCAGTCCCGCAGGGACGGGATCCTGTGTCGCCATAATCTCCTTCACCTTCGTGATAGCGGAAGGTGTCAGATTCACCGGCGCATTCGAGGTAGGCGCTCCAGTAACGACTTCAGCAGAAGGGGTAACGGTTGCAGTGGACATCGGGCAAATCTCCTTAGTTACTAGTCTACTCCACAGTCGTGCCCGCTACCAGAGTGGCAGGCACCTGCGAATAGGATGCGCCTCCGGCCGCTCGGATGCAGAAAAGCTGCACAAAACGCAAAAACCGCTCCGTCTGTCGTCGGGTATCATCCAATGATGATGCGCCCGCTACTCTTCCTGTCGAATGCCTTCATTAACACCTTTGGCATCACCCAGCCATCGCAAAAGGACGAGCGCCGCACCGCCTGGTTTATCGCGATCATGCTGATCCTTGTCATTGCTGCGGTGGCAACAGTCGCAGCCGTCGTGCTTCACGTGGCCTTCCGCCACTAGATCTCCTAGACCTCAGAGCCCATCTTCGGTTCGATTTTCGGCCCGATTTCCACTACGAAAAATCTTGCATCCTTCCTC from Granulicella sp. L56 includes these protein-coding regions:
- a CDS encoding DHA2 family efflux MFS transporter permease subunit, coding for MPAVLEEEELVQPEAALAEIATPFDNERLPQPKVFNPWIIALVVTIGTFMEVLDTSIANVALPHISGSLSASQDEGAWVLTSYLVANAIVLPISGWISSVFGRKNFYLVSVFFFTVFSAACGMAPTLGVLILFRVAQGLAGGGLQPSVQAILADTFSVQKRGMAMALYTVAILVAPVLGPTLGGWITDNYSWRWIFYINIPVGIVCVFLTRIVLEDPPHMKELKVKARKLSVDWGGLGFISIGLATLEIVLDKGQELDWFGSPFIVFFASVSVIALTSAVIWELKRKNPIVNLRLLKERNFLVCCLIILGLYAVLYATTYLIPVYLQQLMGYTATSAGIVLSPAGIFTMIEVPFVGFMLTKGYDPRKMVFSGMLLIASSLWWMGTLNLDITEWNMILPRIVQVMGLGLITVPVSTMVFRFIPKTESSQGAGLYALVRNEGGSLGIALVSTMLQRRTQVFQQVLGQHITASNPMVQQAVGQMSAGPGNAADNHYFALAQLYAGMQRQASLLAYMDQFKMLCILMVCMMPLVFFLKRPPVQKHIELEAH
- a CDS encoding DUF2306 domain-containing protein, whose protein sequence is MMSPVSEQSAPTAGIEKAGYPYWLRIGFWACIVIAIAVVLRRVVELAYPQQSGPPQLVQTNAVFASHAGLTLAHILPALAFVVLVPVVLLRWSKAAWLEQALFLLGLVVGITAYGMSAYAVGGWVERSAVLFFNTLFLFSLVRAYWHMRNGTFLQERRWLIRAIGILLGIATTRPVMGVFFATSRLTHLEPRQFFGIAFWVGFSINTIAVELWLRSRNYQIQSAKMASGLEP
- a CDS encoding type II secretion system F family protein, which produces MTEFVIKLADERGRVQEQTHAAATAEELRARFTQAGYYVYSVKARSALGGSSKKKVNLETFLIFNQQFLTLIRAGLPILGSMELLARRQKEASFRAQLEDVAARVKTGESISQAFEAQGGFPVVYTTTLLAGERSGNLEEVLQRYLDFQRVSLTFRKKLKASLIYPALLVVMVVGLLIFLITFVVPRFAQLYDQLGTHLPWLTLMMLQMGQYAQHYGIYAAIVVAVVVFAVLRWIKTDSGATTVDRIRISLPIFGNVWLKYQVGLFSRTLSTLLTGGLPLVPSLETAARSIDSRQIANAVYRSVETVREGRGLSASLQSTKVFPELAIEMVEVGESTGALPQMLNSVAEFFEEDVQTNLTAAMSLIEPAILVVMGIVVTGILIALYLPIFNLSAGGVSH
- a CDS encoding iron-sulfur cluster assembly accessory protein, which produces MSTATVTPSAEVVTGAPTSNAPVNLTPSAITKVKEIMATQDPVPAGLRIGVVGGGCSGFQYSMSFENQSGMMDKVYKFDDLKVFVDATSAAYLSNCQVDYVETLEAAGFKFENAAVKSTCGCGSSFSV
- a CDS encoding TetR/AcrR family transcriptional regulator; its protein translation is MPRAAVDRKQKIVAEFRRAEILAAATKVFGNKGFEATRMEDIAKAARLAKGTLYLYFDSKDAIYQATVRQALVELAALTEEQVQKESTIAGKIAAFIRVRVAFWDEQQSLYGVILSLSREGQYRKRSIAWQRETVLYLQSIFAEGAKSGEIPQQDFLGAAWTIMDAIRGSSERRIYTEGRSTEDDTKFLTEFLLRALQIKVP